A region of Arvicanthis niloticus isolate mArvNil1 chromosome 18, mArvNil1.pat.X, whole genome shotgun sequence DNA encodes the following proteins:
- the Brme1 gene encoding break repair meiotic recombinase recruitment factor 1 isoform X5, translated as MNKKKQRNSAPVPHKQGGAVGSCDLSAGDLEAEGSEGQDHPQLHRDSLHPSKPSKKPRLRDSHGSPQSSTMVHSLHSRELEDNSEPAPSVEPGGGEPQPTASSCPVEDTGAASDLPGSPRELVPLPPSQNSVGKFVPQFAKPKKTITRKAKAREEDPESCTTSQETRPELGALEAGSQPQRESLRFPLHDARRPEDQTQPDGTLSKERTISLDTGSLGNNGFEIATVQDSSSQERPLSDDAAESRETDSRAPQEGGAQGGEAGAQHSGESQEGEDILYTSVLVPASDPTIPCLKTWSVAQDLSVPTHTLSSTAAAPSSSGPAGASLMDSVITEASLDPSVLQQRAPEVTRLVCSPDGQIPDGGCSGTLLGYTPLAEETTAGREEARWEERSPGDTLASFTEAAVPVKQEPMVEAGDSGHISQEMCLVVKTKDPGSEGQLPGGIGMPPLLAQPMNQEVVELSGLTCDQDLEGLSLCPHTSSQLEHTCTVSDPPQTTKDHSSPGIPVHVPGQQQPAPSPRDQAAWQESPAMELDFLPDSQIQDALDATNMEQGFPSGNMPDLGWPVPSSYAIGGSPKAVAKPQPSLLLCNIYPSASHQHIPAPCVSFFLQCTRSSSHVGTWAQETYKMQDATDTVRGLVVELSSLNRLIMSAHRDLEAFKRRKTKSLPYLTKGLGSLARGDQGWRDL; from the exons ATGAATAAGAAGAAGCAGCGGAACTCAG ctccagtaccacataaacaaGGAGGGGCAGTGGGCAGCTGTGACCTCAGTGCTggggacctggaggcagaagggtcagaaggtcaagatcatcctcagctacaca GGGACAGCCTTCATCCCTCAAAACCTTCTAAGAAACCACGGCTGAGAGACTCCCATGGAAGCCCCCAGAGCTCCACGATGGTCCATTCACTCCACTCCAGAGAGTTGGAAGACAACTCAGAACCTGCTCCCTCTGTAGAGCCAGGTGGTGGGGAACCACAACCCACAGCTTCCAG CTGCCCAGTGGAGGACACAGGAGCTGCTTCTGACCTCCCAGGATCACCAAGAGAGCTGGTCCCCCTGCCTCCTTCCCAG AACTCAGTGGGGAAGTTTGTCCCTCAGTTTGCCAAACCAAAGAAGACAATAACTAGAAAAGCCAAGGCAAgggaagaggatccagagagctGTACTACAAGCCAG GAAACCAGGCCAGAGCTGGGTGCCCTCGAAGCAGGAAGCCAGCCACAGAGAGAGTCCCTGAGGTTCCCTCTCCATGATGCCAGAAGACCAGAAGACCAGACACAGCCAGATGGTACCCTCTCAAAGGAGAGGACCATCTCACTAGATACCGGAAGCCTGGGGAACAATGGCTTTGAGATAGCTACAGTTCAAGATAGTAGTAGCCAGGAAAGACCCCTGTCAGATGATGCTGCTGAAAGCAGGGAGACAGACAGCAGAGCACCACAGGAAGGAGGAGCCCAAGGAGGGGAAGCAGGGGCTCAGCATTCTGGGGAATCCCAAGAAGGAGAGGACATCCTCTACACTTCAGTATTAGTTCCTGCCTCAGACCCCACCATACCATGCCTAAAGACCTGGTCTGTGGCTCAAGACCTCTCTGTCCCCACACATACTCTCAGCAGCACAGCCGCAGCACCCAGCTCCAGCGGCCCAGCGGGTGCCTCTCTTATGGACAGTGTCATTACAGAAGCAAGCTTAGATCCCTCTGTGCTGCAGCAAAGGGCTCCAGAGGTCACCAGGCTGGTGTGCTCTCCGGATGGGCAGATCCCTGATGGGGGCTGCAGTGGGACTCTGCTGGGTTATACACCTCTTGCTGAGGAGACCAcagcaggcagagaggaggcCAGGTGGGAAGAGAGGTCTCCTGGTGACACCCTGGCAAGCTTCACTGAGGCTGCAGTTCCTGTGAAACAAGAGCCCATGGTGGAAGCTGGAGATTCAGGCCATATATCTCAGGAAATGTGTCTAGTGGTCAAGACCAAGGACCCTGGCTCTGAGGGACAGTTGCCAGGGGGTATAGGAATGCCACCTTTACTAGCACAGCCCATGAATCAAGAGGTGGTGGAGTTAAGTGGCCTAACTTGCGATCAAGACTTGGAGGGCCTCAGTCTGTGCCCTCATACCTCCTCTCAGCTAGAGCACACTTGTACAGTTAGTGACCCTCCCCAGACCACCAAGGACCACAGCAGCCCAGGTATTCCTGTACACGTGCCAGGGCAGCAGCAGCCAGCTCCCAGTCCCAGAGATCAGGCTGCATGGCAGGAGTCGCCAGCAATGGAACTAGACTTCCTGCCTGACAGCCAGATACAGGATGCCCTGGATGCCACCAACATGGAGCAG GGTTTTCCTTCAGGGAATATGCCAGACCTTGGCTGGCCTGTCCCCAGTTCATATGCCATTGGAGGATCCCCAAAGGCGGTGGCCAAACCTCAGCCCAG CCTCCTGCTCTGTAACATATATCCCTCTGCCAGCCATCAACACATTCCTGCCCCGTGTGTCAGTTTCTTCCTTCAGTGTACCAGAAGCAG CTCTCATGTGGGAACCTGGGCCCAGGAGACCTACAAGATGCAGGATGCAACAGACACGGTGCGAGGCCTCGTGGTAGAGCTCTCCAGTCTCAA CCGGCTGATTATGAGCGCCCACCGGGACCTGGAAGCCTTCAAGCGCAGGAAGACCAAGTCTCTGCCTTACCTGACAAAGGGGTTGGGGAGCCTTGCTCGAGGGGATCAGGGCTGGAGGGACTTGTAA
- the Brme1 gene encoding break repair meiotic recombinase recruitment factor 1 isoform X7, with the protein MNKKKQRNSGDSLHPSKPSKKPRLRDSHGSPQSSTMVHSLHSRELEDNSEPAPSVEPGGGEPQPTASSCPVEDTGAASDLPGSPRELVPLPPSQNSVGKFVPQFAKPKKTITRKAKAREEDPESCTTSQETRPELGALEAGSQPQRESLRFPLHDARRPEDQTQPDGTLSKERTISLDTGSLGNNGFEIATVQDSSSQERPLSDDAAESRETDSRAPQEGGAQGGEAGAQHSGESQEGEDILYTSVLVPASDPTIPCLKTWSVAQDLSVPTHTLSSTAAAPSSSGPAGASLMDSVITEASLDPSVLQQRAPEVTRLVCSPDGQIPDGGCSGTLLGYTPLAEETTAGREEARWEERSPGDTLASFTEAAVPVKQEPMVEAGDSGHISQEMCLVVKTKDPGSEGQLPGGIGMPPLLAQPMNQEVVELSGLTCDQDLEGLSLCPHTSSQLEHTCTVSDPPQTTKDHSSPGIPVHVPGQQQPAPSPRDQAAWQESPAMELDFLPDSQIQDALDATNMEQGFPSGNMPDLGWPVPSSYAIGGSPKAVAKPQPSLLLCNIYPSASHQHIPAPCVSFFLQCTRSSSHVGTWAQETYKMQDATDTVRGLVVELSSLNRLIMSAHRDLEAFKRRKTKSLPYLTKGLGSLARGDQGWRDL; encoded by the exons ATGAATAAGAAGAAGCAGCGGAACTCAG GGGACAGCCTTCATCCCTCAAAACCTTCTAAGAAACCACGGCTGAGAGACTCCCATGGAAGCCCCCAGAGCTCCACGATGGTCCATTCACTCCACTCCAGAGAGTTGGAAGACAACTCAGAACCTGCTCCCTCTGTAGAGCCAGGTGGTGGGGAACCACAACCCACAGCTTCCAG CTGCCCAGTGGAGGACACAGGAGCTGCTTCTGACCTCCCAGGATCACCAAGAGAGCTGGTCCCCCTGCCTCCTTCCCAG AACTCAGTGGGGAAGTTTGTCCCTCAGTTTGCCAAACCAAAGAAGACAATAACTAGAAAAGCCAAGGCAAgggaagaggatccagagagctGTACTACAAGCCAG GAAACCAGGCCAGAGCTGGGTGCCCTCGAAGCAGGAAGCCAGCCACAGAGAGAGTCCCTGAGGTTCCCTCTCCATGATGCCAGAAGACCAGAAGACCAGACACAGCCAGATGGTACCCTCTCAAAGGAGAGGACCATCTCACTAGATACCGGAAGCCTGGGGAACAATGGCTTTGAGATAGCTACAGTTCAAGATAGTAGTAGCCAGGAAAGACCCCTGTCAGATGATGCTGCTGAAAGCAGGGAGACAGACAGCAGAGCACCACAGGAAGGAGGAGCCCAAGGAGGGGAAGCAGGGGCTCAGCATTCTGGGGAATCCCAAGAAGGAGAGGACATCCTCTACACTTCAGTATTAGTTCCTGCCTCAGACCCCACCATACCATGCCTAAAGACCTGGTCTGTGGCTCAAGACCTCTCTGTCCCCACACATACTCTCAGCAGCACAGCCGCAGCACCCAGCTCCAGCGGCCCAGCGGGTGCCTCTCTTATGGACAGTGTCATTACAGAAGCAAGCTTAGATCCCTCTGTGCTGCAGCAAAGGGCTCCAGAGGTCACCAGGCTGGTGTGCTCTCCGGATGGGCAGATCCCTGATGGGGGCTGCAGTGGGACTCTGCTGGGTTATACACCTCTTGCTGAGGAGACCAcagcaggcagagaggaggcCAGGTGGGAAGAGAGGTCTCCTGGTGACACCCTGGCAAGCTTCACTGAGGCTGCAGTTCCTGTGAAACAAGAGCCCATGGTGGAAGCTGGAGATTCAGGCCATATATCTCAGGAAATGTGTCTAGTGGTCAAGACCAAGGACCCTGGCTCTGAGGGACAGTTGCCAGGGGGTATAGGAATGCCACCTTTACTAGCACAGCCCATGAATCAAGAGGTGGTGGAGTTAAGTGGCCTAACTTGCGATCAAGACTTGGAGGGCCTCAGTCTGTGCCCTCATACCTCCTCTCAGCTAGAGCACACTTGTACAGTTAGTGACCCTCCCCAGACCACCAAGGACCACAGCAGCCCAGGTATTCCTGTACACGTGCCAGGGCAGCAGCAGCCAGCTCCCAGTCCCAGAGATCAGGCTGCATGGCAGGAGTCGCCAGCAATGGAACTAGACTTCCTGCCTGACAGCCAGATACAGGATGCCCTGGATGCCACCAACATGGAGCAG GGTTTTCCTTCAGGGAATATGCCAGACCTTGGCTGGCCTGTCCCCAGTTCATATGCCATTGGAGGATCCCCAAAGGCGGTGGCCAAACCTCAGCCCAG CCTCCTGCTCTGTAACATATATCCCTCTGCCAGCCATCAACACATTCCTGCCCCGTGTGTCAGTTTCTTCCTTCAGTGTACCAGAAGCAG CTCTCATGTGGGAACCTGGGCCCAGGAGACCTACAAGATGCAGGATGCAACAGACACGGTGCGAGGCCTCGTGGTAGAGCTCTCCAGTCTCAA CCGGCTGATTATGAGCGCCCACCGGGACCTGGAAGCCTTCAAGCGCAGGAAGACCAAGTCTCTGCCTTACCTGACAAAGGGGTTGGGGAGCCTTGCTCGAGGGGATCAGGGCTGGAGGGACTTGTAA
- the Brme1 gene encoding break repair meiotic recombinase recruitment factor 1 isoform X9, with amino-acid sequence MNKKKQRNSGDSLHPSKPSKKPRLRDSHGSPQSSTMVHSLHSRELEDNSEPAPSVEPGGGEPQPTASSCPVEDTGAASDLPGSPRELVPLPPSQNSVGKFVPQFAKPKKTITRKAKAREEDPESCTTSQETRPELGALEAGSQPQRESLRFPLHDARRPEDQTQPDGTLSKERTISLDTGSLGNNGFEIATVQDSSSQERPLSDDAAESRETDSRAPQEGGAQGGEAGAQHSGESQEGEDILYTSVLVPASDPTIPCLKTWSVAQDLSVPTHTLSSTAAAPSSSGPAGASLMDSVITEASLDPSVLQQRAPEVTRLVCSPDGQIPDGGCSGTLLGYTPLAEETTAGREEARWEERSPGDTLASFTEAAVPVKQEPMVEAGDSGHISQEMCLVVKTKDPGSEGQLPGGIGMPPLLAQPMNQEVVELSGLTCDQDLEGLSLCPHTSSQLEHTCTVSDPPQTTKDHSSPGIPVHVPGQQQPAPSPRDQAAWQESPAMELDFLPDSQIQDALDATNMEQGFPSGNMPDLGWPVPSSYAIGGSPKAVAKPQPSSHVGTWAQETYKMQDATDTVRGLVVELSSLNRLIMSAHRDLEAFKRRKTKSLPYLTKGLGSLARGDQGWRDL; translated from the exons ATGAATAAGAAGAAGCAGCGGAACTCAG GGGACAGCCTTCATCCCTCAAAACCTTCTAAGAAACCACGGCTGAGAGACTCCCATGGAAGCCCCCAGAGCTCCACGATGGTCCATTCACTCCACTCCAGAGAGTTGGAAGACAACTCAGAACCTGCTCCCTCTGTAGAGCCAGGTGGTGGGGAACCACAACCCACAGCTTCCAG CTGCCCAGTGGAGGACACAGGAGCTGCTTCTGACCTCCCAGGATCACCAAGAGAGCTGGTCCCCCTGCCTCCTTCCCAG AACTCAGTGGGGAAGTTTGTCCCTCAGTTTGCCAAACCAAAGAAGACAATAACTAGAAAAGCCAAGGCAAgggaagaggatccagagagctGTACTACAAGCCAG GAAACCAGGCCAGAGCTGGGTGCCCTCGAAGCAGGAAGCCAGCCACAGAGAGAGTCCCTGAGGTTCCCTCTCCATGATGCCAGAAGACCAGAAGACCAGACACAGCCAGATGGTACCCTCTCAAAGGAGAGGACCATCTCACTAGATACCGGAAGCCTGGGGAACAATGGCTTTGAGATAGCTACAGTTCAAGATAGTAGTAGCCAGGAAAGACCCCTGTCAGATGATGCTGCTGAAAGCAGGGAGACAGACAGCAGAGCACCACAGGAAGGAGGAGCCCAAGGAGGGGAAGCAGGGGCTCAGCATTCTGGGGAATCCCAAGAAGGAGAGGACATCCTCTACACTTCAGTATTAGTTCCTGCCTCAGACCCCACCATACCATGCCTAAAGACCTGGTCTGTGGCTCAAGACCTCTCTGTCCCCACACATACTCTCAGCAGCACAGCCGCAGCACCCAGCTCCAGCGGCCCAGCGGGTGCCTCTCTTATGGACAGTGTCATTACAGAAGCAAGCTTAGATCCCTCTGTGCTGCAGCAAAGGGCTCCAGAGGTCACCAGGCTGGTGTGCTCTCCGGATGGGCAGATCCCTGATGGGGGCTGCAGTGGGACTCTGCTGGGTTATACACCTCTTGCTGAGGAGACCAcagcaggcagagaggaggcCAGGTGGGAAGAGAGGTCTCCTGGTGACACCCTGGCAAGCTTCACTGAGGCTGCAGTTCCTGTGAAACAAGAGCCCATGGTGGAAGCTGGAGATTCAGGCCATATATCTCAGGAAATGTGTCTAGTGGTCAAGACCAAGGACCCTGGCTCTGAGGGACAGTTGCCAGGGGGTATAGGAATGCCACCTTTACTAGCACAGCCCATGAATCAAGAGGTGGTGGAGTTAAGTGGCCTAACTTGCGATCAAGACTTGGAGGGCCTCAGTCTGTGCCCTCATACCTCCTCTCAGCTAGAGCACACTTGTACAGTTAGTGACCCTCCCCAGACCACCAAGGACCACAGCAGCCCAGGTATTCCTGTACACGTGCCAGGGCAGCAGCAGCCAGCTCCCAGTCCCAGAGATCAGGCTGCATGGCAGGAGTCGCCAGCAATGGAACTAGACTTCCTGCCTGACAGCCAGATACAGGATGCCCTGGATGCCACCAACATGGAGCAG GGTTTTCCTTCAGGGAATATGCCAGACCTTGGCTGGCCTGTCCCCAGTTCATATGCCATTGGAGGATCCCCAAAGGCGGTGGCCAAACCTCAGCCCAG CTCTCATGTGGGAACCTGGGCCCAGGAGACCTACAAGATGCAGGATGCAACAGACACGGTGCGAGGCCTCGTGGTAGAGCTCTCCAGTCTCAA CCGGCTGATTATGAGCGCCCACCGGGACCTGGAAGCCTTCAAGCGCAGGAAGACCAAGTCTCTGCCTTACCTGACAAAGGGGTTGGGGAGCCTTGCTCGAGGGGATCAGGGCTGGAGGGACTTGTAA
- the Brme1 gene encoding break repair meiotic recombinase recruitment factor 1 isoform X8, which produces MNKKKQRNSGDSLHPSKPSKKPRLRDSHGSPQSSTMVHSLHSRELEDNSEPAPSVEPGGGEPQPTASSCPVEDTGAASDLPGSPRELVPLPPSQNSVGKFVPQFAKPKKTITRKAKAREEDPESCTTSQETRPELGALEAGSQPQRESLRFPLHDARRPEDQTQPDGTLSKERTISLDTGSLGNNGFEIATVQDSSSQERPLSDDAAESRETDSRAPQEGGAQGGEAGAQHSGESQEGEDILYTSVLVPASDPTIPCLKTWSVAQDLSVPTHTLSSTAAAPSSSGPAGASLMDSVITEASLDPSVLQQRAPEVTRLVCSPDGQIPDGGCSGTLLGYTPLAEETTAGREEARWEERSPGDTLASFTEAAVPVKQEPMVEAGDSGHISQEMCLVVKTKDPGSEGQLPGGIGMPPLLAQPMNQEVVELSGLTCDQDLEGLSLCPHTSSQLEHTCTVSDPPQTTKDHSSPGIPVHVPGQQQPAPSPRDQAAWQESPAMELDFLPDSQIQDALDATNMEQLSCGNLGPGDLQDAGCNRHGARPRGRALQSQPADYERPPGPGSLQAQEDQVSALPDKGVGEPCSRGSGLEGLVSCCSLWESAYHGSICRRLRVATWPGSGLLPCNRAPEL; this is translated from the exons ATGAATAAGAAGAAGCAGCGGAACTCAG GGGACAGCCTTCATCCCTCAAAACCTTCTAAGAAACCACGGCTGAGAGACTCCCATGGAAGCCCCCAGAGCTCCACGATGGTCCATTCACTCCACTCCAGAGAGTTGGAAGACAACTCAGAACCTGCTCCCTCTGTAGAGCCAGGTGGTGGGGAACCACAACCCACAGCTTCCAG CTGCCCAGTGGAGGACACAGGAGCTGCTTCTGACCTCCCAGGATCACCAAGAGAGCTGGTCCCCCTGCCTCCTTCCCAG AACTCAGTGGGGAAGTTTGTCCCTCAGTTTGCCAAACCAAAGAAGACAATAACTAGAAAAGCCAAGGCAAgggaagaggatccagagagctGTACTACAAGCCAG GAAACCAGGCCAGAGCTGGGTGCCCTCGAAGCAGGAAGCCAGCCACAGAGAGAGTCCCTGAGGTTCCCTCTCCATGATGCCAGAAGACCAGAAGACCAGACACAGCCAGATGGTACCCTCTCAAAGGAGAGGACCATCTCACTAGATACCGGAAGCCTGGGGAACAATGGCTTTGAGATAGCTACAGTTCAAGATAGTAGTAGCCAGGAAAGACCCCTGTCAGATGATGCTGCTGAAAGCAGGGAGACAGACAGCAGAGCACCACAGGAAGGAGGAGCCCAAGGAGGGGAAGCAGGGGCTCAGCATTCTGGGGAATCCCAAGAAGGAGAGGACATCCTCTACACTTCAGTATTAGTTCCTGCCTCAGACCCCACCATACCATGCCTAAAGACCTGGTCTGTGGCTCAAGACCTCTCTGTCCCCACACATACTCTCAGCAGCACAGCCGCAGCACCCAGCTCCAGCGGCCCAGCGGGTGCCTCTCTTATGGACAGTGTCATTACAGAAGCAAGCTTAGATCCCTCTGTGCTGCAGCAAAGGGCTCCAGAGGTCACCAGGCTGGTGTGCTCTCCGGATGGGCAGATCCCTGATGGGGGCTGCAGTGGGACTCTGCTGGGTTATACACCTCTTGCTGAGGAGACCAcagcaggcagagaggaggcCAGGTGGGAAGAGAGGTCTCCTGGTGACACCCTGGCAAGCTTCACTGAGGCTGCAGTTCCTGTGAAACAAGAGCCCATGGTGGAAGCTGGAGATTCAGGCCATATATCTCAGGAAATGTGTCTAGTGGTCAAGACCAAGGACCCTGGCTCTGAGGGACAGTTGCCAGGGGGTATAGGAATGCCACCTTTACTAGCACAGCCCATGAATCAAGAGGTGGTGGAGTTAAGTGGCCTAACTTGCGATCAAGACTTGGAGGGCCTCAGTCTGTGCCCTCATACCTCCTCTCAGCTAGAGCACACTTGTACAGTTAGTGACCCTCCCCAGACCACCAAGGACCACAGCAGCCCAGGTATTCCTGTACACGTGCCAGGGCAGCAGCAGCCAGCTCCCAGTCCCAGAGATCAGGCTGCATGGCAGGAGTCGCCAGCAATGGAACTAGACTTCCTGCCTGACAGCCAGATACAGGATGCCCTGGATGCCACCAACATGGAGCAG CTCTCATGTGGGAACCTGGGCCCAGGAGACCTACAAGATGCAGGATGCAACAGACACGGTGCGAGGCCTCGTGGTAGAGCTCTCCAGTCTCAA CCGGCTGATTATGAGCGCCCACCGGGACCTGGAAGCCTTCAAGCGCAGGAAGACCAAGTCTCTGCCTTACCTGACAAAGGGGTTGGGGAGCCTTGCTCGAGGGGATCAGGGCTGGAGGGACTTGTAAGCTGCTGCAGCCTGTGGGAGTCAGCTTACCATGGCTCCATATGCAGGAGGCTGAGGGTGGCCACTTGGCCAGGGTCAGGATTACTCCCATGCAACAGGGCACCTGAGCTTTAG
- the Brme1 gene encoding break repair meiotic recombinase recruitment factor 1 isoform X10: MVHSLHSRELEDNSEPAPSVEPGGGEPQPTASSCPVEDTGAASDLPGSPRELVPLPPSQNSVGKFVPQFAKPKKTITRKAKAREEDPESCTTSQETRPELGALEAGSQPQRESLRFPLHDARRPEDQTQPDGTLSKERTISLDTGSLGNNGFEIATVQDSSSQERPLSDDAAESRETDSRAPQEGGAQGGEAGAQHSGESQEGEDILYTSVLVPASDPTIPCLKTWSVAQDLSVPTHTLSSTAAAPSSSGPAGASLMDSVITEASLDPSVLQQRAPEVTRLVCSPDGQIPDGGCSGTLLGYTPLAEETTAGREEARWEERSPGDTLASFTEAAVPVKQEPMVEAGDSGHISQEMCLVVKTKDPGSEGQLPGGIGMPPLLAQPMNQEVVELSGLTCDQDLEGLSLCPHTSSQLEHTCTVSDPPQTTKDHSSPGIPVHVPGQQQPAPSPRDQAAWQESPAMELDFLPDSQIQDALDATNMEQGFPSGNMPDLGWPVPSSYAIGGSPKAVAKPQPSLLLCNIYPSASHQHIPAPCVSFFLQCTRSSSHVGTWAQETYKMQDATDTVRGLVVELSSLNRLIMSAHRDLEAFKRRKTKSLPYLTKGLGSLARGDQGWRDL, encoded by the exons ATGGTCCATTCACTCCACTCCAGAGAGTTGGAAGACAACTCAGAACCTGCTCCCTCTGTAGAGCCAGGTGGTGGGGAACCACAACCCACAGCTTCCAG CTGCCCAGTGGAGGACACAGGAGCTGCTTCTGACCTCCCAGGATCACCAAGAGAGCTGGTCCCCCTGCCTCCTTCCCAG AACTCAGTGGGGAAGTTTGTCCCTCAGTTTGCCAAACCAAAGAAGACAATAACTAGAAAAGCCAAGGCAAgggaagaggatccagagagctGTACTACAAGCCAG GAAACCAGGCCAGAGCTGGGTGCCCTCGAAGCAGGAAGCCAGCCACAGAGAGAGTCCCTGAGGTTCCCTCTCCATGATGCCAGAAGACCAGAAGACCAGACACAGCCAGATGGTACCCTCTCAAAGGAGAGGACCATCTCACTAGATACCGGAAGCCTGGGGAACAATGGCTTTGAGATAGCTACAGTTCAAGATAGTAGTAGCCAGGAAAGACCCCTGTCAGATGATGCTGCTGAAAGCAGGGAGACAGACAGCAGAGCACCACAGGAAGGAGGAGCCCAAGGAGGGGAAGCAGGGGCTCAGCATTCTGGGGAATCCCAAGAAGGAGAGGACATCCTCTACACTTCAGTATTAGTTCCTGCCTCAGACCCCACCATACCATGCCTAAAGACCTGGTCTGTGGCTCAAGACCTCTCTGTCCCCACACATACTCTCAGCAGCACAGCCGCAGCACCCAGCTCCAGCGGCCCAGCGGGTGCCTCTCTTATGGACAGTGTCATTACAGAAGCAAGCTTAGATCCCTCTGTGCTGCAGCAAAGGGCTCCAGAGGTCACCAGGCTGGTGTGCTCTCCGGATGGGCAGATCCCTGATGGGGGCTGCAGTGGGACTCTGCTGGGTTATACACCTCTTGCTGAGGAGACCAcagcaggcagagaggaggcCAGGTGGGAAGAGAGGTCTCCTGGTGACACCCTGGCAAGCTTCACTGAGGCTGCAGTTCCTGTGAAACAAGAGCCCATGGTGGAAGCTGGAGATTCAGGCCATATATCTCAGGAAATGTGTCTAGTGGTCAAGACCAAGGACCCTGGCTCTGAGGGACAGTTGCCAGGGGGTATAGGAATGCCACCTTTACTAGCACAGCCCATGAATCAAGAGGTGGTGGAGTTAAGTGGCCTAACTTGCGATCAAGACTTGGAGGGCCTCAGTCTGTGCCCTCATACCTCCTCTCAGCTAGAGCACACTTGTACAGTTAGTGACCCTCCCCAGACCACCAAGGACCACAGCAGCCCAGGTATTCCTGTACACGTGCCAGGGCAGCAGCAGCCAGCTCCCAGTCCCAGAGATCAGGCTGCATGGCAGGAGTCGCCAGCAATGGAACTAGACTTCCTGCCTGACAGCCAGATACAGGATGCCCTGGATGCCACCAACATGGAGCAG GGTTTTCCTTCAGGGAATATGCCAGACCTTGGCTGGCCTGTCCCCAGTTCATATGCCATTGGAGGATCCCCAAAGGCGGTGGCCAAACCTCAGCCCAG CCTCCTGCTCTGTAACATATATCCCTCTGCCAGCCATCAACACATTCCTGCCCCGTGTGTCAGTTTCTTCCTTCAGTGTACCAGAAGCAG CTCTCATGTGGGAACCTGGGCCCAGGAGACCTACAAGATGCAGGATGCAACAGACACGGTGCGAGGCCTCGTGGTAGAGCTCTCCAGTCTCAA CCGGCTGATTATGAGCGCCCACCGGGACCTGGAAGCCTTCAAGCGCAGGAAGACCAAGTCTCTGCCTTACCTGACAAAGGGGTTGGGGAGCCTTGCTCGAGGGGATCAGGGCTGGAGGGACTTGTAA